Proteins encoded in a region of the Mycolicibacterium chitae genome:
- a CDS encoding SDR family NAD(P)-dependent oxidoreductase: protein MSNELAGKVAIVTGGAGGLGRGIAERFLAEGAKVVVGDLGDGPPLSGDYKFLETDVADLDQIERLVSTTVETFGGLDIMVNNAGVSGTMHRRFLDDDLADFDKVMAVNLRAVMAGTRDAARHMAEHGGGSILNLTSIGGIQAGGGVQTYRASKAAVIQFTKSVAIELAHYEIRVNAIAPGNIRTAIVKKSAAGEDLERLEQFEEAIRAQMRNDRPLKREGTVDDVAEAALYFAGDRSPYVTGTVLPIDGGTVAGKVIQRKPK, encoded by the coding sequence ATGAGCAACGAACTGGCCGGCAAGGTCGCCATCGTCACCGGGGGAGCCGGCGGGCTGGGCCGCGGTATCGCCGAGCGCTTCCTCGCCGAGGGCGCCAAGGTGGTGGTGGGCGACCTCGGCGACGGGCCGCCGCTGAGCGGCGATTACAAGTTCCTCGAAACCGATGTCGCCGACCTCGACCAGATCGAGCGGCTGGTCTCGACGACGGTGGAGACCTTCGGGGGACTCGACATCATGGTGAACAACGCCGGTGTTTCCGGGACCATGCATCGGCGTTTCCTCGACGACGACCTCGCCGATTTCGACAAGGTGATGGCGGTCAACCTGCGGGCGGTGATGGCCGGCACCCGCGACGCCGCGCGCCACATGGCCGAACACGGCGGTGGCTCGATCCTGAACCTCACCTCGATCGGCGGGATCCAGGCGGGCGGCGGCGTGCAGACGTACCGGGCGTCGAAGGCCGCGGTCATCCAGTTCACCAAGTCCGTCGCAATCGAATTGGCGCACTACGAGATCCGGGTCAACGCCATCGCACCGGGCAATATCCGCACCGCCATCGTCAAGAAGTCGGCCGCCGGGGAGGACCTCGAGCGCCTCGAGCAGTTCGAGGAGGCGATCCGCGCGCAGATGCGCAACGACCGCCCGCTGAAGCGGGAGGGCACCGTCGACGACGTCGCCGAGGCGGCGCTGTACTTCGCGGGGGACCGCTCCCCGTACGTCACCGGCACCGTGCTACCGATCGACGGTGGCACGGTGGCGGGCAAGGTGATTCAGCGCAAACCCAAGTAG
- a CDS encoding alpha/beta fold hydrolase yields MASAFTPHGEVRIHYLDSGGDDLGAPLIFVPGMTDVAEDYRAVLPAFGRRTVVVEVRGHGRSDAPAAGYDLPTLGADVGAVVDAITAGPVHLVTFSRGTSAALWWALQHRDRVRSIAIGDYVPQEIVLGEPQVRFLLDGRWRGTPVRDRLDETAALATFRAAQIRSFWEPLSDWQPPLLAVRSGSGSIIDADAWARYRQLFPTAELHEFDDSPHDIFRPDRQRYPLLVREHTRRADARP; encoded by the coding sequence ATGGCATCCGCGTTCACCCCCCACGGCGAGGTCCGAATCCACTACCTCGATTCCGGCGGTGACGACCTGGGCGCGCCGCTGATCTTCGTCCCCGGGATGACCGACGTCGCCGAGGATTACCGCGCGGTCCTGCCGGCGTTCGGCCGGCGCACGGTGGTCGTGGAGGTGCGCGGCCACGGCCGCAGCGACGCCCCGGCGGCGGGCTACGACCTGCCCACCCTCGGGGCCGACGTCGGCGCCGTCGTCGACGCGATCACCGCCGGTCCGGTCCATCTCGTCACGTTCTCGCGGGGAACGTCGGCCGCGCTGTGGTGGGCGCTGCAGCACCGCGACCGGGTGCGCTCGATCGCCATCGGCGACTACGTGCCGCAAGAGATCGTCCTCGGCGAACCGCAGGTGCGCTTCCTGCTCGACGGCCGTTGGCGCGGAACACCGGTGCGGGACCGCCTCGACGAGACCGCCGCGCTGGCCACCTTTCGGGCGGCCCAGATCCGGTCGTTCTGGGAACCGCTGTCCGACTGGCAACCCCCGCTGCTGGCGGTGCGCAGCGGTAGCGGCAGCATCATCGACGCCGACGCGTGGGCGCGTTACCGGCAACTGTTCCCGACGGCGGAACTGCACGAGTTCGACGACTCGCCCCACGACATCTTCCGGCCCGACCGGCAGCGCTATCCGCTGCTGGTGCGCGAGCACACCCGCCGCGCCGACGCGCGGCCGTGA
- a CDS encoding TetR/AcrR family transcriptional regulator — MTATRPLRSDRATDTREAILTAAERLFAERGVFAVSNRQVSDQAGQGNNAAVGYHFGTKADLIRAIVRRHNEQVERLCEQMVDEIERADRPAELRDWVQCLVRPLAAHLTNLSGANGTSTYARFSAQLMPDPTHRDIVSEESLSSRSVLKIIQGLNRCLPDMPAEVRIERNAMARHLIVHIFAEQERARAAGDPMVRPDWDATADGLVDAITGLLLAPVTSRRVEGETP; from the coding sequence GTGACCGCCACCAGGCCCCTGCGCTCGGACCGGGCCACCGACACCCGCGAGGCCATCCTGACGGCCGCCGAACGGCTCTTCGCCGAACGCGGCGTCTTCGCCGTATCCAACCGCCAGGTCAGTGACCAGGCCGGGCAGGGCAACAACGCGGCGGTCGGCTACCACTTCGGCACCAAGGCGGACCTGATCCGCGCGATCGTCCGCCGGCACAACGAACAGGTCGAGCGGTTGTGCGAGCAGATGGTCGACGAGATCGAGCGCGCCGACCGCCCCGCCGAACTGCGCGACTGGGTGCAGTGCCTCGTGCGCCCGCTGGCCGCCCACCTGACCAACCTGTCCGGCGCGAACGGCACCTCGACCTACGCCCGGTTCTCGGCCCAGCTGATGCCGGACCCGACGCACCGCGACATCGTCTCCGAGGAATCGCTGTCGTCTCGGTCGGTGCTCAAGATCATCCAGGGCCTCAACCGCTGCCTGCCCGACATGCCCGCCGAGGTGCGCATCGAGCGCAATGCGATGGCCCGGCACCTGATCGTGCACATCTTCGCCGAACAGGAACGCGCCCGCGCCGCCGGCGATCCGATGGTGCGCCCGGACTGGGACGCCACGGCCGACGGGCTGGTCGACGCGATCACCGGGCTGCTGCTGGCGCCCGTGACGTCACGTCGCGTAGAGGGAGAGACACCGTGA
- a CDS encoding ferredoxin — protein sequence MKVIVDQLKCVSAGNCVANAPEVFDQDEDDGSVILLDENPSEDLHDAVREAVAACPAQAIRVED from the coding sequence GTGAAAGTCATTGTCGACCAACTCAAGTGCGTGTCGGCGGGCAACTGCGTCGCCAACGCCCCCGAGGTGTTCGATCAGGACGAGGACGACGGCAGCGTGATTTTGCTCGACGAGAATCCGTCGGAAGACCTTCACGACGCGGTGCGCGAGGCCGTCGCGGCCTGCCCGGCCCAGGCCATCCGCGTCGAAGACTGA
- a CDS encoding cytochrome P450 — MERAAACPFAPPPGVMELAAQAPLSRVRIWNGTTPWLVTGYEVARTLFADSRVSVDDRNEGFPHWNEHMLSTVYKRPRSVFTSDAEEHTRFRRMLSRPFTFKRVEGLRPYIQRVTDECIDAMLAGEQPADVVADLALPVPTQVISEMLGVPYEDHEFFQHHANVGLARNASAEDGQKGAMSLHGYLIDLVKKKMENPAEDAISDLAERVTAGEISVKEAAQLGTGLLIAGHETTANMIGIGVLALLENPEQAALLRDTEDPKVIANAVEELMRYLSIIQNGQRRVALEDIEIAGVTIKANDGIILDLAPANWDAAAFAAPDQLDLARENARNELGFGFGRHQCVGMQLARAELQIVFHTLLRRIPTMRLAIPFDEVPFKHDRLAYGVYSLPVTW, encoded by the coding sequence ATGGAGCGGGCCGCCGCGTGTCCGTTCGCGCCGCCGCCGGGCGTCATGGAACTCGCCGCCCAGGCCCCGCTTTCGCGGGTGCGGATCTGGAACGGCACCACCCCGTGGCTGGTCACCGGTTACGAGGTGGCGCGCACGTTGTTCGCCGACTCGCGCGTCAGCGTCGACGACCGCAATGAGGGCTTCCCGCACTGGAACGAGCACATGCTCTCGACCGTGTACAAGCGGCCGCGCTCGGTGTTCACCTCAGATGCCGAGGAGCACACCCGTTTTCGCCGGATGCTCTCGCGGCCCTTCACGTTCAAGCGGGTCGAGGGCTTGCGGCCCTACATCCAGCGGGTGACCGACGAGTGCATCGACGCGATGCTGGCCGGCGAGCAGCCCGCCGACGTGGTCGCCGATCTCGCGCTGCCGGTGCCCACCCAGGTGATCAGCGAGATGCTCGGCGTGCCCTACGAGGACCACGAGTTCTTCCAGCATCACGCCAACGTCGGGTTGGCCCGCAACGCCAGCGCCGAGGACGGCCAGAAGGGCGCGATGAGCCTGCACGGCTACCTGATCGACCTGGTCAAGAAGAAGATGGAAAACCCGGCCGAGGACGCGATCTCGGATCTGGCCGAGCGGGTCACCGCGGGCGAGATCAGCGTCAAGGAGGCCGCGCAGCTGGGCACCGGGTTGCTGATCGCCGGGCACGAGACCACCGCCAACATGATCGGCATCGGTGTCCTGGCGCTGCTGGAGAACCCGGAACAGGCTGCGCTGCTGCGCGATACCGAGGACCCGAAAGTGATCGCCAACGCTGTCGAGGAGCTGATGCGCTACCTGAGCATCATCCAGAACGGTCAGCGCCGGGTCGCCCTCGAGGATATCGAGATCGCGGGCGTCACCATCAAGGCCAACGACGGCATCATCCTCGACCTGGCCCCGGCGAACTGGGACGCCGCGGCCTTCGCCGCCCCCGACCAGCTCGACCTGGCCCGTGAGAACGCCCGCAACGAGCTCGGTTTCGGCTTCGGTCGCCACCAGTGCGTCGGCATGCAGCTGGCCCGCGCCGAGCTGCAGATCGTGTTCCACACCCTGCTGCGCCGGATCCCGACCATGCGGCTGGCGATCCCGTTCGACGAGGTGCCGTTCAAGCACGACCGGTTGGCCTACGGCGTCTACAGCCTGCCCGTCACCTGGTGA
- a CDS encoding NADPH:quinone oxidoreductase family protein has product MKAVLCHQYGPPESLVYDEIPDPTPGPGEAVVRVRAAAVNFPDVLFLSGSYQVRIPPPFSPGSEFAGEVLAVGPDVTWRPGDRVSGSMMVGAFAEQVAAPADSLTRVPDGVDFADAAAFGVTYRTAYYTLRTVAPVRPGDAVVVLGAAGGVGLAAVDLATAMGARVIAAASGPEKLAICAQRGAVATIDYEQENLRDRIREITEGAGAALVLDPVGGPYAEPALRALGRGGVFVTLGYASGTIPAIPLNLVLLKGITVRGMEIRTFATDYPDDIGPADAELARMFADGKIRPYIGARFPLADAAAALRYVADRKAIGKVIIDVA; this is encoded by the coding sequence ATGAAAGCAGTGTTGTGCCACCAGTACGGACCACCCGAGAGCCTGGTGTACGACGAGATCCCCGATCCGACACCGGGCCCCGGCGAGGCGGTCGTGCGCGTCCGGGCCGCGGCGGTGAACTTCCCCGACGTGCTGTTCCTGTCCGGCAGCTATCAGGTGCGCATTCCGCCGCCGTTCTCGCCGGGCAGCGAGTTCGCCGGCGAGGTGCTCGCCGTCGGTCCCGACGTCACCTGGCGACCGGGTGACCGGGTGTCGGGGTCGATGATGGTCGGCGCCTTCGCCGAACAGGTTGCGGCACCGGCAGATTCGCTGACCCGGGTGCCCGACGGCGTGGACTTCGCCGACGCGGCCGCCTTCGGGGTCACCTACCGCACCGCGTACTACACCCTGCGCACGGTGGCGCCGGTGCGGCCCGGCGATGCGGTGGTGGTCCTCGGCGCGGCCGGCGGCGTCGGACTGGCCGCCGTCGACCTGGCCACCGCGATGGGGGCGCGCGTCATCGCCGCCGCGTCCGGCCCCGAGAAGCTGGCGATCTGCGCGCAGCGCGGGGCCGTCGCGACCATCGACTACGAGCAGGAGAACCTGCGCGACCGGATCCGGGAGATCACCGAGGGCGCCGGGGCGGCCCTCGTCCTCGACCCGGTCGGCGGCCCCTACGCCGAACCGGCGCTGCGCGCACTCGGCCGCGGCGGGGTGTTCGTCACGCTCGGCTATGCCTCCGGAACCATCCCGGCGATCCCGCTGAACCTGGTGCTGCTGAAGGGAATCACCGTCCGCGGCATGGAGATCCGCACGTTCGCCACGGACTACCCCGACGACATCGGGCCCGCCGACGCCGAGCTGGCCCGGATGTTCGCCGACGGCAAGATCCGGCCCTACATCGGCGCCCGGTTCCCGCTGGCCGACGCGGCCGCCGCGCTGCGCTACGTCGCCGACCGCAAGGCGATCGGCAAGGTCATCATCGACGTGGCGTGA